In Armatimonadota bacterium, a genomic segment contains:
- a CDS encoding aldose 1-epimerase, producing the protein MYTWGRKQGCRISLDYTYRGMRVAFLENQVLRVGILLDKGADIFEFTYKPRDLDFMWQSPIPMQRPFVATSAQPEGAFHDYYYGGWQEVFPSAGWARTPYQGAWQGLHGEISLLPFEAAIVEDTPERVALRTWVRCYRSPLTLERTMALQAQKAALFIHERVVNESVGEFAVMWGHHPAVGPPFLDEDCFVQTPARKVEVMAIHPNGLWEPGDGYDFPMVRNRRSGALEDITRVRPPQTRSIDVVFFKELAEGWYGLTNRRTAVGFGMAWDASLFKYLWMWQVYGGHTDYPWYGRTYNCALEPFTSYPPAGIQAALDNGSALILQPGQVVETDLVAVAYEGTGVGRIGRDGTVQA; encoded by the coding sequence ATGTACACCTGGGGACGGAAACAGGGGTGCCGGATCTCCCTGGACTACACCTACCGGGGAATGCGCGTCGCGTTCCTGGAGAACCAGGTCCTGCGCGTGGGGATCCTCCTGGACAAGGGGGCCGACATCTTCGAGTTCACCTACAAGCCGCGAGATCTCGATTTCATGTGGCAGTCACCGATTCCGATGCAGCGGCCCTTCGTCGCCACCAGCGCCCAGCCCGAGGGCGCCTTCCACGACTACTACTACGGCGGCTGGCAGGAGGTCTTTCCTTCGGCGGGCTGGGCCAGAACCCCCTACCAGGGCGCCTGGCAGGGCCTGCACGGTGAGATCTCGCTCCTGCCCTTCGAGGCGGCGATTGTCGAGGACACGCCGGAGCGTGTGGCGCTGCGGACGTGGGTGCGCTGCTACCGCTCCCCACTGACCCTGGAGCGCACGATGGCGCTGCAGGCCCAGAAGGCGGCACTGTTCATCCACGAGCGCGTGGTGAACGAGTCGGTGGGCGAGTTTGCGGTGATGTGGGGTCACCATCCGGCGGTCGGTCCGCCCTTCTTGGATGAGGACTGCTTCGTCCAGACCCCGGCGCGCAAGGTGGAGGTCATGGCCATCCACCCCAACGGTCTGTGGGAGCCGGGGGACGGCTACGACTTCCCGATGGTCCGAAATCGCCGCAGCGGAGCGTTGGAGGACATTACCCGCGTGCGGCCGCCCCAGACGCGGTCCATCGATGTCGTCTTCTTCAAGGAGCTGGCCGAAGGGTGGTACGGCCTCACGAACCGGAGGACCGCGGTGGGGTTTGGCATGGCCTGGGATGCGAGCCTCTTCAAGTATCTCTGGATGTGGCAGGTCTACGGCGGCCACACCGACTACCCCTGGTACGGTCGGACCTACAACTGTGCCCTGGAGCCGTTCACCAGCTATCCGCCGGCAGGCATTCAGGCCGCCCTGGACAACGGCTCGGCCCTGATCCTGCAGCCGGGACAGGTGGTGGAGACGGATCTGGTGGCGGTGGCCTATGAGGGCACCGGCGTCGGCCGCATCGGCCGGGATGGGACGGTGCAAGCCTGA